A stretch of Brassica napus cultivar Da-Ae chromosome C6, Da-Ae, whole genome shotgun sequence DNA encodes these proteins:
- the LOC125588319 gene encoding uncharacterized protein LOC125588319 → MTSAISGAREWSMAQQKNLPRTSTTRYMERPPTLPTALLTCNSDAAWRKETNNAGLGWVIIGSQDGLIYEGQGHARFVSSPLMAEALAVKGMLLAASHLTTTNVWIRYDSLELIRAINSNTYLMELYGVLKDIEFLSASFDFIYFSHISK, encoded by the coding sequence ATGACCAGCGCTATTTCGGGAGCTAGGGAATGGTCAATGGCCCAACAGAAAAACCTACCAAGGACTTCAACTACAAGATACATGGAACGGCCCCCGACTCTCCCTACGGCGCTTCTTACCTGCAACTCGGACGCAGCCTGGAGAAAAGAGACAAATAACGCTGGACTCGGTTGGGTTATCATCGGCTCACAAGATGGGCTGATCTATGAGGGTCAAGGCCATGCCCGGTTCGTGTCATCACCACTTATGGCCGAAGCACTGGCGGTTAAAGGAATGCTCCTAGCGGCTTCTCATCTCACTACAACAAACGTCTGGATTCGCTACGACTCACTTGAGCTCATCAGAGCCATTAACTCGAACACATATCTTATGGAGCTCTATGGAGTTCTCAAGGACATCGAATTTCTATCTGCATCTTTTGATTTTATCTACTTCTCGCACATTTCTAAATAG